The genomic interval CAATTCTTCTAGGACAAGACTTTGATGCATtgattttctaaaaaaagtttttttaaatcctcaGCTGGAGATCAACAAAGTTTACTTTaaaactttgctcagactttacaaACGAGACAAATTTTTTTCTACATATactcaataggtacctacatatatcTAGATTTCACTAATGAATAAATAGAAGGTCTGTGCCTATTATACTCCACGTATATATCATTTTTGCTCTTACAGCTTACCTTTTTCCGCTTCAAAAGTTTTCTCTTTTTATTTGGCATTGTATTAATTTAGTATTAGGTATTTCTACAAGCAATTCATTATTAACtcattattatttctataattttataatgcGTTAGGTATGATGGGTTGCTTGTATTTAATAAagataaaacaaataatttttactgaaaaatataaaatttactgCTTCGGGGAAACTCAATGGGGGTTTCAATATTTCATCACTTGGTTTAGATTTCGTTGATattctgaaataatatattttttaaataggatGTTCAAAATATTGATTATGGCGGGATCTCGGTTCTGAACTGTAAAATATTGTTGTATAAACATTGTGTTTGGTTCTGAATGAATGCGATCCGCTACaagttatacttacctaaatgcGTATTATGCATTTCCAATGAATCATTATACTTACACAAATAAGCACATCATTACCTGGTGTGTTTGATCACCACTACCAGTGGatttaatcatttttattacatttaattatttttttgcaaaataaatttataatcCCATAGCGCTTTACAAGTACATACTTTGAAACATTGTCAAAATCAAATTGACTTGAGGTAGacattttcaaataagtaaaaCTTTTTGGATTGAGGGCAATCAGGATCGGGATGAGGATTTTGTTGTAAAAGCATCTGAAAATAATTATTCGTTTAGGaacaagtattataaaataaaacactttattattacttacataaaatttgAAGACGCcaacatttagattaaatatattaattaacaatttataaataagtaggtaaacttATTAATATAAGTCTTAATTTCCTTAACAAAAATAGTTTTGAACACTTTAAACTAGAACAGTGGTTATTTTAGTCTCATCATAGTAGAACTatagttagtttttagttttgcCTTTCAAATATAAATTTGAAGAATCATCATTTAGAGGTGTAATGGAAACACGGTACGGCGTATAAATTGATGTACAACTGTTCGAGAAACTGATAGATTTCTTAGTTCTATTTTCATCGTGTAGCTTACATATACTTTTGCCAACAGCACTCAATTTTTTAATAGTATTTGTACTGTCAACAAAACTACGAGAGCTTAACGGTTCCAACAACGATTTATGACTGGATGTGACAATACCAGATTTAGTTTGCCGTACGTTTGGACCTATTGGCTCGTTTCTGACTGACATTTTATTCTGAACAGAAATCGTAGACCGGAGGATACTGGCAGTTTCTCGTTCCCACTGCACGGGATCAATGTAGCATCGCTTATTACCTACTGACCTATCAATCTTCGGTCTGATTTTTTCCGCCATACTTGCCGATTCTGTTCGGTATTTGGTCACATGATTGTGGGCTTGGTTGTCTTCTGGACGACAACAGGAGTGGGGCACGATTTGACGCTTAGATTCTGCGTTTTTTTCGCGCCTTCCTCGAAGTGTCCTAAAAGAAAGCGCGGATGTTTTACGCTTTTTGTTACCACTTTTTAGAGACTGACCCGATTTTACCACTGCAACAGCTTGGCGTACCGTAAGCGATTCCTTGGGACCTACGACTAGATTGTCTTTGTTCATCGGCAAAGAATCGTATGGGTTTAACCAAGTCAGAAAATCTGTGATGATCGGTCCACTATACTCTGCAGGAACTGGATGGTCAGGATCAATAATATCATCGCCGGATGGGACGGGAGGTCCTAATGGAGTAAAGCTTCGTGACTCATGTTTTCGTTCCTTAGTAGGCTTTTTGATGAGTCGCTTCCCGTTGATACATAATGATAACCCAAGGTATGCGGGGGCTTTTGGTATAACTTGTCTGTAGGCCAGTTCAAAAAATCCAGTGTCAGCTTCAGGATTTAATCGTCTGTCCAGAACAACTGAAAAGAAAACGCTTTATTAAAACAATCCTAATaggtaaattcaaaattcaaattcaaaatatttttattcaattagacgtttacaagttcttttaCAAGTTTTAAAACTGAGTTTATTCTTTCGAATACttaatacttttaaaattaccttTTATTACGTCTTCTAAGCATTGTGGACATAGCCTCGCTGTGACAGACGTGGTTGGTGCCAAGTCAGGACTGGAGTTGATTTCGATGAGCCAGGGTGTAAAATCATCCGTCAGCATGAAGTCCGCTCCGTACAATTCGAAACTATTTTGTCTTTTATCCATAGTCTCTTGACACGCTAACATAGCTCCAACTAAGCACTGCTTGATTCCAGGGTATATTTTAGTATCCCACAATTCATACTTTCCTATCTGTCTTGATGAAtaaaaagattaattaatttaattttcttccctgaaattttatgaaattttccTATTCATATTTACCTAAGGTATGCTTTGAATGTGTGGCAGTCCCACATATTTTCGTCTGGCAGTGCTTTGTCCCGATCGCCGGTATTCTTGTATTTGGTCTGCACCGCGTTATTCGTCAGGTGCACAGATTCGTGGTAGTTAGATAAGCTGAATATTTGAGAGCTGAAGCGCAAATAGCTGTctctaaaaaatatatttattaatgtagAATTCCACTACTTCctgcaaaaaataataattatgtctgATTTAATTCTTACTTGTACACCCATATAGTAAGTGGTTGGGAATTGGT from Maniola jurtina chromosome 1, ilManJurt1.1, whole genome shotgun sequence carries:
- the LOC123875493 gene encoding tubulin glycylase 3A-like isoform X4 translates to MAVTMELEESASDSKLHKESLAKKELRPSSAVSFSKSEHGTADTTSSIEQLRQYRSWVSNERWNELKKIADTAMRERKVFMIKGGGFPAIRRALLERGWIEKYESHKVRHPPAIVEPKRVTGQELSKVERMILFKFMEHHAVDFLWTTKRDKYDWLLSNKEVLISRFSRSIFTTKEGLTTSLIQMHWHTEPGVALTKFPRCYNIYNSDSLEEFIDDFRITACISVLKWLSITIKEKSELDLVNIHGKVPFSAVEFAISRLNEYIAFFTHKDIDDTEDQSVHIWEHEWDQFLTHHYLLVHENAKFLEDKCTNLGNLERKAAKALTTMTKFWPQIDIDGVFNIWIVKPGNKCRGRGIQLMNNIKDIIGLINVPAQKTRYVVQKYIENPLVIYDTKFDIRQWFLITNSQPLTIWVYKDSYLRFSSQIFSLSNYHESVHLTNNAVQTKYKNTGDRDKALPDENMWDCHTFKAYLRQIGKYELWDTKIYPGIKQCLVGAMLACQETMDKRQNSFELYGADFMLTDDFTPWLIEINSSPDLAPTTSVTARLCPQCLEDVIKVVLDRRLNPEADTGFFELAYRQVIPKAPAYLGLSLCINGKRLIKKPTKERKHESRSFTPLGPPVPSGDDIIDPDHPVPAEYSGPIITDFLTWLNPYDSLPMNKDNLVVGPKESLTVRQAVAVVKSGQSLKSGNKKRKTSALSFRTLRGRREKNAESKRQIVPHSCCRPEDNQAHNHVTKYRTESASMAEKIRPKIDRCFYNKILIPILIALNPKSFTYLKMSTSSQFDFDNVSKISTKSKPSDEILKPPLSFPEAVNFIFFSKNYLFYLY
- the LOC123875493 gene encoding tubulin glycylase 3A-like isoform X5; its protein translation is MAVTMELEESASDSKLHKESLAKKELRPSSAVSFSKSEHGTADTTSSIEQLRQYRSWVSNERWNELKKIADTAMRERKVFMIKGGGFPAIRRALLERGWIEKYESHKVRHPPAIVEPKRVTGQELSKVERMILFKFMEHHAVDFLWTTKRDKYDWLLSNKEVLISRFSRSIFTTKEGLTTSLIQMHWHTEPGVALTKFPRCYNIYNSDSLEEFIDDFRITACISVLKWLSITIKEKSELDLVNIHGKVPFSAVEFAISRLNEYIAFFTHKDIDDTEDQSVHIWEHEWDQFLTHHYLLVHENAKFLEDKCTNLGNLERKAAKALTTMTKFWPQIDIDGVFNIWIVKPGNKCRGRGIQLMNNIKDIIGLINVPAQKTRYVVQKYIENPLVIYDTKFDIRQWFLITNSQPLTIWVYKDSYLRFSSQIFSLSNYHESVHLTNNAVQTKYKNTGDRDKALPDENMWDCHTFKAYLRQIGKYELWDTKIYPGIKQCLVGAMLACQETMDKRQNSFELYGADFMLTDDFTPWLIEINSSPDLAPTTSVTARLCPQCLEDVIKVVLDRRLNPEADTGFFELAYRQVIPKAPAYLGLSLCINGKRLIKKPTKERKHESRSFTPLGPPVPSGDDIIDPDHPVPAEYSGPIITDFLTWLNPYDSLPMNKDNLVVGPKESLTVRQAVAVVKSGQSLKSGNKKRKTSALSFRTLRGRREKNAESKRQIVPHSCCRPEDNQAHNHVTKYRTESASMAEKIRPKIDRCFYNKILIPILIALNPKSFTYLKMSTSSQFDFDNVSKYVLVKRYGIINLFCKKIIKCNKND
- the LOC123875493 gene encoding tubulin glycylase 3A-like isoform X1 encodes the protein MAVTMELEESASDSKLHKESLAKKELRPSSAVSFSKSEHGTADTTSSIEQLRQYRSWVSNERWNELKKIADTAMRERKVFMIKGGGFPAIRRALLERGWIEKYESHKVRHPPAIVEPKRVTGQELSKVERMILFKFMEHHAVDFLWTTKRDKYDWLLSNKEVLISRFSRSIFTTKEGLTTSLIQMHWHTEPGVALTKFPRCYNIYNSDSLEEFIDDFRITACISVLKWLSITIKEKSELDLVNIHGKVPFSAVEFAISRLNEYIAFFTHKDIDDTEDQSVHIWEHEWDQFLTHHYLLVHENAKFLEDKCTNLGNLERKAAKALTTMTKFWPQIDIDGVFNIWIVKPGNKCRGRGIQLMNNIKDIIGLINVPAQKTRYVVQKYIENPLVIYDTKFDIRQWFLITNSQPLTIWVYKDSYLRFSSQIFSLSNYHESVHLTNNAVQTKYKNTGDRDKALPDENMWDCHTFKAYLRQIGKYELWDTKIYPGIKQCLVGAMLACQETMDKRQNSFELYGADFMLTDDFTPWLIEINSSPDLAPTTSVTARLCPQCLEDVIKVVLDRRLNPEADTGFFELAYRQVIPKAPAYLGLSLCINGKRLIKKPTKERKHESRSFTPLGPPVPSGDDIIDPDHPVPAEYSGPIITDFLTWLNPYDSLPMNKDNLVVGPKESLTVRQAVAVVKSGQSLKSGNKKRKTSALSFRTLRGRREKNAESKRQIVPHSCCRPEDNQAHNHVTKYRTESASMAEKIRPKIDRSVGNKRCYIDPVQWERETASILRSTISVQNKMSVRNEPIGPNVRQTKSGIVTSSHKSLLEPLSSRSFVDSTNTIKKLSAVGKSICKLHDENRTKKSISFSNSCTSIYTPYRVSITPLNDDSSNLYLKGKTKN